CCTGCATGAGCTGTCGCCGCGCCGGGACAAACCGTTTCTCGCGGTCAACTGCGGCGCGCTGCCGGAGCCGATGTTCGAATCGGAGATGTTCGGCTATGAGCCGGGCGCGTTTACGGGCGCGGCGAAGCGGCGCATCGGCAAGCTGGAGCACGCTTCGGGCGGCACGCTTTTTCTCGACGAAATCGAAAGCATGCCGCTCGCGCTACAGGTCAAGCTGCTGCGCGTGTTGCAGGATGGCGTGCTGGAGCGGCTCGGATCGAACCAGCCGATACGCGTCGATTGCCGCATTGTCGCGGCAGCGAAGGGCGACATGACCGACCATGTCGCCTCGGGCACTTTCCGCCGCGATCTGCTGTACCGGCTCAACGTGGTGACGATCGCGTTGCCGCCGCTGTCGGAACGGCGCGAAGACATCGTGCCGCTATTCGAGCATTTTCTGCTCGACGCGGCGGTGCGTTATCAGCGTCCCGCGCCGATTCTCACCGATCGTCAGCGCACGAACCTGATGCAGCGCGAATGGCCCGGCAATGTGCGCGAGTTGCGCAACGCGGCGGATCGCTTCGTGCTCGGCGTCGGGGACGATACCGTCGCGGCTCCCGCCGACGATGCGCTGACGTCGATCACGCAGCCTTTGAAGGAACGCGTCGAGCAGTTCGAGCGGGCGGTGATCGCCGAGGCGCTGGAGCAGACGGGCGGCGCGGTCGCGGTGGCGGCGGACAGGCTGCAGGTCGGCAAGGCGACGCTCTACGAGAAGATCAAGCGCTATGGCCTGGCGGCGCGTGGGGAAAGCGAGAGGTGAGGCGGGGGTGAAGCGAGAGACGAAGCGGGAGTGAGGTGCTGCTGGCGGCGGGTGCGCTGTGAAGATTTCAGCGCGACGCCCGCCGCAGAAGAGAGACGTCCAGGCGATCAGGTCGTGCCGAGCGCCTTGGCCAGCAACTGATCGAGTTCCGCGAACTGCGGCTCGCCGACATAGCGCTTCAGCACCTTGCCGTTCCGGTCGATCACGAACGTGGTCGGCGTGAGCTGGACGTTGCCGAACTGTTTCGCAGCCGTTCCGTCGTCCATCGCGACCTTGAACGGCAGGCGGCGCGTTTCCGTGTAATTGGTCACGTACATCGGCGCGTCGTAGCTCATCGCGACCGCGACGAACTCGAGCCCCTTGTCCTTGAAGCGGTTGTAGGTCTGGACCATCTGCGGCATTTCCTTCATGCAGGTGTCGCAACTCGTCGCCCAGAAGTTGACGAGATACACCTTGCCTTTCAGATCTGCCGTCGACACCTTCTGGCCGGACAGCAGCGTGAACGTCGCGTCGGGCACGTGCTGCTGGCTGCCGAACGCGAAGTAGCCCGCAACGGCGATCGCGCCTGCGACGACGGCGGCAGCGATGTAGCGAATCGGGCTCGAACGCCGGGAAACGTTGGTTTGGCTCATGAACAGACCTCGGGGAACGCGTGGAACACACGTCTTGAGGCGCTTGACGGCTGCGAGAACAGCAACGGAAACGGGCGCCCCGGATACTGTCTCATATTGTACCGGCAATCTTGTGACGCAGTTGGCGGCGCGGTTAAGCCGCGAATAACGTCCGATAATGATGCTTTCCGCCTCATGGATTCCATTCGCCGCGTCATGCTCCGTTCCGCTCTCCGTTGGTTGTCCGTCCCCTTCCGTCCGCTGCTGGCAACGGCCGTCGTCGCCGCGTCGACAGGCTGGCTGCTGGCCGCCTGTTCGCCGACCTACGACTGGCGCACGATCATGAACAACGACAACGGCTACACCGTCGACCTGCCCGCCAAGCCGACGACCGACCAGCGGCAGATCGACATCGGCGGCACGCCGATGAATATGTCGATGCAGATTGCCGAGGCGGACCACGCAGTGTTCGCGGTGGGCACCGTGATGCTGCCGAGCGACGACCCGCAGGTGCAGCGCACCGCGCTCGACTACCTGCGCTCGGGCCTCGCTCACAATCTGGGCTCGCCGCCCGATGCCCACGTGGCGTCGATCCCGCTCGCGGCGGGCGGTCAGGTGCCGGGGCTGGAAATGACGTTCAGCGGCAAGGCGGGGCCGAAACAGGAAGCGCGGATCATGCACGCGCGCCTGGTCGCGAAGGGGCGGCATGTGTACCAGGCGGCCGTCATTGCGAGCAAGGAACCGCCTCCGGAACAAGTTGAGCAATTCTTCGGATCGTTCAAACTTTACTGATTTGGGGTCATACAGCAGGGCGGCGCTCGCCCGACAGAGTGAATGTTTGTTCGCAGAAAAGTTCGCTAATCTCGCGTTTACACGGGACTTTTTTTGTTACCCACAGGATCTGTGGATAACTTTGTTAGTAACTCTGTGCGGTAGGCCGCAAATGCCCATCGGACGGGC
This is a stretch of genomic DNA from Paraburkholderia caribensis. It encodes these proteins:
- a CDS encoding TlpA disulfide reductase family protein gives rise to the protein MSQTNVSRRSSPIRYIAAAVVAGAIAVAGYFAFGSQQHVPDATFTLLSGQKVSTADLKGKVYLVNFWATSCDTCMKEMPQMVQTYNRFKDKGLEFVAVAMSYDAPMYVTNYTETRRLPFKVAMDDGTAAKQFGNVQLTPTTFVIDRNGKVLKRYVGEPQFAELDQLLAKALGTT
- a CDS encoding sigma-54-dependent transcriptional regulator, translating into MNKGWQVLYIEDDELVRRASVQSLQLAGFDVVGHASVESAAKLINAEFSGVIVSDIRLPGASGLDLLAQCRERAPDVPIILVTGHGDISMAVQAMRDGAYDFIEKPFPSERLIETVRRALERRTLVLENLALRRELAEQGTLAPRIIGRSLAIEQVRKLIANVAPTDASVLINGDTGAGKELIARSLHELSPRRDKPFLAVNCGALPEPMFESEMFGYEPGAFTGAAKRRIGKLEHASGGTLFLDEIESMPLALQVKLLRVLQDGVLERLGSNQPIRVDCRIVAAAKGDMTDHVASGTFRRDLLYRLNVVTIALPPLSERREDIVPLFEHFLLDAAVRYQRPAPILTDRQRTNLMQREWPGNVRELRNAADRFVLGVGDDTVAAPADDALTSITQPLKERVEQFERAVIAEALEQTGGAVAVAADRLQVGKATLYEKIKRYGLAARGESER